The Geomonas ferrireducens genome includes a window with the following:
- a CDS encoding methyl-accepting chemotaxis protein → MERKYRLSFRIKLLLLVLVSCGVLGAPTGLTVMKQFYDSNNRFNAAYRDALYSSSDALLKSEVQTAVSLLQAVSDRVSKGEITLDDAKKQGADLLRGLKFGKDGYFWADTSDGTNVVLLGKPAEGKNRMNAQDAKGKYLIREIIKNGMQPEGGFTDYHFPRPGSDTPIAKRGYSLYFKPFDWVIGTGSYVDDLDARVAKEAQTNKEVILKDVYLVIVLTVVLLAGICIVAILVVRQLLSHIGTEPEELASIAEQVAAGDLTVRLEPGKSGIYEAMRRMVEGLRDVMTKVNRSALDVSAAAGELNENARRTADGASEVVHQAETVAVASEEMSCTSNEIAKNCQLAAGSSGRASSSAQSGAAIVKETVQGMNRIAEHVRQSAGVVEQLGTRSDQIGEIVATIEDIADQTNLLALNAAIEAARAGEQGRGFAVVADEVRALAERTTKATREIGNMIKSIQQETRQAVQAMEEGVQEVERGTGEAARSGEALEEILSQIEEVAGQISQIVTAAEEQTATTHEITDNIHRISETVQESARGSEEISAASNQLSRLSVEMQEMVQRFRI, encoded by the coding sequence ATGGAACGGAAATACAGACTGTCATTTCGAATCAAACTGCTTCTGCTGGTGCTGGTTAGTTGCGGCGTCCTCGGGGCCCCCACCGGTCTCACAGTGATGAAGCAGTTTTATGACTCTAACAACCGTTTCAACGCTGCCTACCGCGACGCCCTCTACTCCTCTTCCGACGCGCTCCTGAAGTCCGAGGTGCAGACCGCGGTGAGCCTGCTGCAGGCCGTCAGCGACCGGGTCTCCAAAGGCGAGATCACCCTCGATGATGCGAAGAAGCAGGGGGCCGATCTTTTGCGCGGCCTCAAGTTCGGCAAGGACGGCTACTTCTGGGCCGATACCTCCGACGGCACCAACGTCGTTCTCCTGGGCAAACCCGCAGAAGGGAAGAACAGGATGAACGCGCAGGATGCGAAGGGGAAATACCTGATCCGCGAGATCATCAAGAACGGCATGCAGCCCGAGGGGGGCTTCACCGATTACCATTTCCCCCGGCCGGGCAGCGATACCCCCATCGCCAAACGCGGCTACTCGCTCTACTTCAAGCCTTTCGACTGGGTGATCGGCACCGGCAGCTACGTCGACGACCTGGACGCCCGGGTCGCCAAGGAGGCCCAGACCAACAAGGAAGTGATCCTCAAGGACGTCTACCTCGTGATCGTTCTCACCGTGGTGCTTCTGGCGGGGATCTGCATCGTCGCGATACTCGTGGTGCGCCAGCTCCTAAGCCACATCGGCACCGAACCCGAAGAGCTCGCCTCGATCGCCGAACAGGTGGCCGCGGGAGACCTTACCGTCCGCCTCGAGCCTGGCAAAAGCGGTATCTATGAGGCGATGCGCCGCATGGTGGAGGGGCTTAGGGACGTGATGACCAAGGTGAACCGCAGCGCGCTGGACGTCTCGGCCGCCGCCGGGGAGCTCAACGAAAACGCCCGCCGCACCGCCGACGGCGCGAGCGAGGTGGTGCACCAGGCCGAGACCGTGGCCGTGGCGAGCGAAGAGATGTCCTGCACCAGCAACGAGATCGCCAAGAACTGCCAGCTCGCCGCCGGGAGCTCCGGACGCGCCAGCAGCTCGGCGCAAAGCGGCGCCGCCATCGTGAAGGAGACGGTCCAGGGTATGAACCGGATCGCGGAGCATGTGCGCCAGTCCGCGGGGGTCGTGGAACAGCTCGGCACCCGCAGCGACCAGATCGGCGAGATCGTCGCCACCATAGAGGACATCGCCGACCAGACCAACCTGCTCGCCCTGAACGCGGCCATAGAGGCGGCGCGCGCCGGTGAACAGGGACGCGGGTTCGCGGTGGTCGCCGACGAGGTGCGGGCGCTCGCGGAGCGTACCACCAAGGCGACCCGCGAGATCGGCAACATGATCAAGTCGATCCAGCAGGAAACAAGGCAGGCGGTGCAGGCCATGGAAGAGGGGGTGCAGGAGGTTGAGCGCGGCACCGGCGAGGCGGCCCGTTCCGGCGAGGCGCTCGAGGAGATCCTCTCCCAGATCGAAGAGGTCGCGGGACAGATCAGTCAGATCGTCACCGCGGCGGAAGAGCAGACCGCGACGACGCACGAGATCACGGACAACATCCACCGGATCTCCGAAACCGTTCAGGAGAGCGCCCGCGGCTCCGAGGAGATTTCGGCCGCCTCGAACCAGCTCTCGCGGCTCTCGGTGGAGATGCAGGAGATGGTGCAGCGCTTCAGGATCTAG
- a CDS encoding ATP-binding protein, with the protein MINRFRDLSIRRKLIGMLLLTNAVVLALVSVAFVVNEANRFRREMQTELSALAEIIGNNSSAAVAFSDRAAAGETVAALRAKPYIRLAFIMLQDNTVLASYQAPGGTKPRFMTGFGGRLRIDEKRLRETLEHSRSPLAISDAIYGVYPIVLDQQKIGTVVLQSDASEFTDRLARYFFLVAAVMLSALLLAYFLASRLQRFISAPITHLAQVIRAVSIDKNYSVRAKKQGNDELGTLIEGFNGMLVQIQQRDEKLEAHRQELEAEVQRRTSELSATNRELNQTVAELRVSKEAAEAASLAKSQFLANMSHEIRTPMNGVLGMVSVLLESGLSGEQRRFADAVRNSGESLLSIINDILDFSKIEAGRMELEPAPFDLHDLLGGVLEIFAAGAQRKGVGISLTIDPELPRYVEGDAVRLRQILVNLVGNAVKFTSRGEVRLSAAPVAGEGEGEVRFEVADTGIGIRPEAQAHIFESFSQADYSTTRTFGGTGLGLAISRQLAELMGGELGLSSEYGVGSTFWFSVSMKVIDGVPESLAHQLCLPAGEPSERFDALILVAEDNPVNQDVVRHMLGLLGCRVVIVENGALAVTAAAQGRYHLLFMDCQMPQMDGFAATRAIRAQEKESGGHLPIVALTANAVAGDRELCLAAGMDDYLSKPYDCGQLRDVLRRWIPERGAISGEGSVSTPVEASSAAAEASSGGSGAGLEDAASASSGVEEATPVFDRNGLVQRMGGAEFVEIFVEKYCATSEKLILLLREAVDGGDYPEVRLQAHSIKGAAASIGAEVMRAVALQMEHAAQKPEEQPTLPVLLSELEASFAEFRAVACAATA; encoded by the coding sequence ATGATCAACCGGTTCCGCGACCTCTCCATCAGACGCAAACTCATCGGCATGCTGCTGCTCACCAACGCGGTCGTACTCGCGCTCGTTTCGGTCGCCTTCGTGGTGAACGAGGCCAACCGCTTCCGCAGGGAGATGCAAACCGAGCTTTCCGCCCTCGCCGAGATCATAGGCAACAACAGCTCCGCCGCGGTCGCCTTCAGCGATCGGGCCGCCGCTGGAGAGACCGTCGCCGCGCTCCGCGCCAAGCCTTACATCCGCCTTGCTTTCATCATGCTGCAGGACAACACGGTGCTTGCCAGTTACCAGGCGCCGGGAGGCACCAAACCCCGGTTCATGACCGGGTTCGGCGGCCGGTTGCGCATCGACGAAAAGCGGCTGCGCGAGACCCTAGAGCACTCACGTTCCCCCCTTGCCATCAGCGACGCCATCTACGGCGTCTACCCCATCGTCCTGGACCAGCAAAAGATCGGCACCGTGGTGTTGCAGTCCGATGCCAGCGAGTTCACCGACCGCCTGGCACGCTACTTCTTCCTCGTGGCTGCGGTCATGCTGAGCGCGCTCCTGCTCGCCTATTTCCTCGCCTCGCGTCTGCAGCGTTTCATCTCGGCCCCCATCACCCACCTGGCGCAGGTCATCAGGGCGGTGTCGATCGACAAGAACTATTCGGTGCGCGCGAAAAAGCAGGGAAACGATGAGCTCGGCACCCTCATCGAGGGGTTCAACGGGATGCTGGTGCAGATCCAGCAGCGAGACGAGAAACTAGAGGCGCATCGTCAGGAGCTCGAGGCCGAAGTGCAGCGCAGGACCTCCGAGCTCTCGGCGACGAACCGGGAGCTGAACCAGACGGTGGCGGAACTGCGCGTCTCCAAGGAGGCGGCCGAGGCCGCGAGCCTCGCCAAGTCGCAGTTTCTAGCCAACATGAGCCACGAGATCCGTACCCCGATGAACGGGGTGCTCGGCATGGTGAGCGTCCTTCTGGAAAGCGGGCTCTCCGGCGAGCAGCGCCGTTTCGCCGACGCGGTGCGCAATTCCGGCGAATCGCTCCTCTCCATCATCAACGACATCCTCGATTTCTCGAAGATAGAGGCCGGGCGCATGGAGCTCGAGCCCGCCCCGTTCGACCTGCACGACCTCCTGGGCGGGGTGCTGGAGATCTTCGCCGCCGGTGCGCAGCGCAAGGGGGTGGGGATCTCGCTCACGATCGACCCGGAACTGCCTCGTTACGTCGAGGGGGACGCGGTGCGGCTGCGCCAGATCCTCGTGAACCTGGTGGGGAACGCCGTCAAGTTCACCAGCCGCGGCGAGGTGCGTCTGTCCGCGGCACCGGTCGCCGGAGAAGGGGAGGGGGAGGTGCGTTTCGAGGTGGCCGACACCGGCATCGGTATCCGCCCCGAGGCGCAGGCGCACATCTTCGAGAGCTTCTCCCAGGCCGATTACTCGACCACCCGCACTTTCGGCGGCACCGGCCTGGGGCTTGCCATTTCCAGGCAGCTCGCCGAGCTGATGGGAGGGGAGCTCGGGCTTTCCAGCGAGTACGGGGTCGGCTCCACCTTCTGGTTCAGCGTCAGCATGAAGGTCATAGACGGCGTCCCCGAAAGCCTCGCGCACCAGCTCTGCCTGCCGGCAGGTGAGCCGTCGGAGCGCTTCGACGCCTTGATCCTCGTCGCGGAGGACAACCCGGTGAACCAGGACGTAGTGCGCCACATGCTTGGGCTTCTGGGGTGCCGGGTGGTGATCGTGGAGAACGGGGCGCTTGCCGTTACCGCGGCGGCGCAGGGGAGATATCACCTGCTGTTCATGGACTGTCAAATGCCGCAGATGGACGGCTTCGCCGCGACAAGGGCGATCCGCGCCCAGGAGAAGGAGAGCGGCGGGCACCTCCCCATCGTGGCACTAACCGCGAACGCTGTGGCCGGAGACCGGGAACTCTGCCTTGCCGCCGGGATGGACGATTACCTCAGCAAGCCTTACGACTGCGGCCAGTTGCGCGACGTCTTGCGGCGCTGGATTCCCGAGCGTGGGGCGATCTCCGGCGAAGGGTCGGTTTCGACTCCCGTCGAGGCATCCAGTGCGGCCGCCGAGGCATCGTCAGGCGGCTCCGGTGCCGGCCTGGAAGATGCGGCTTCGGCGTCTTCCGGCGTGGAGGAAGCCACGCCCGTTTTTGATCGCAACGGTTTGGTGCAGAGGATGGGTGGGGCTGAATTCGTGGAGATCTTCGTGGAGAAGTACTGCGCGACCAGCGAAAAACTGATCCTTTTGCTGCGTGAGGCGGTGGACGGTGGGGACTACCCGGAGGTGCGGCTGCAGGCCCATTCGATCAAGGGGGCTGCAGCGAGCATCGGAGCCGAGGTGATGCGCGCCGTGGCGCTGCAGATGGAACATGCGGCCCAAAAGCCCGAAGAGCAGCCGACCCTTCCCGTGCTGCTGTCCGAACTCGAGGCCTCCTTCGCCGAGTTCAGGGCCGTGGCCTGCGCCGCTACCGCGTGA
- a CDS encoding cold-shock protein: protein MVNGTVKWFNDSKGFGFIEQENGDDVFVHFSAITGDGFKSLAEGDSVTFEVAKGPKGLQAANVTRV, encoded by the coding sequence ATGGTTAACGGAACTGTAAAATGGTTTAACGACAGCAAGGGGTTTGGTTTCATTGAGCAGGAGAATGGCGACGACGTATTCGTGCACTTCTCCGCCATCACCGGCGACGGGTTCAAATCCCTTGCTGAAGGCGATAGCGTCACCTTCGAAGTTGCCAAGGGGCCGAAAGGTCTGCAGGCAGCTAACGTGACCCGCGTATAG
- a CDS encoding exo-beta-N-acetylmuramidase NamZ family protein, whose product MAVILVLILSLPIPSLAGTVKTGAEVLSEQNFLPLHGKRFALVTNQSAVVGGTHIIELMRQKGVHPALIFTPEHGLKGNAEDGVKLADDDSATIPVKSLYGVTKKPRPEDLKGIDLIVFDIQDAGVRFYTYISTMGLAMEAAAQAGIPFMVLDRPNPLGGEYVAGFVRDKIPGSFTSLYPIPLAHGMTVGELAGMIKGEAMLPGLARLELSVVRMQGWERGMRWPDTTLTWVATSPNLAALDSVLLYPGTGLLEGTGASEGRGSSTPFRLAGWPGIDASALAQRLNEQQLPGVRFSPVLFTPVRLPGISSAPKYRDREVAGVSISITDYRKLLPVETGVSVLKALQEALPEKARTAFFRGGFDDMAGSTVLRKALVAGLSAQQVELLWTPGVEAFLEQRRPYLLY is encoded by the coding sequence GTGGCAGTGATCCTAGTACTGATCCTTTCCCTTCCCATACCTTCCCTGGCCGGCACGGTGAAGACCGGAGCCGAGGTACTGAGCGAGCAGAATTTTCTCCCTCTGCATGGGAAGCGTTTCGCCCTGGTCACCAACCAATCGGCGGTGGTAGGCGGCACCCACATCATCGAGTTGATGCGGCAAAAAGGCGTGCATCCGGCACTCATCTTCACCCCCGAACACGGTCTCAAGGGGAACGCCGAGGACGGCGTGAAGCTCGCCGACGACGACAGCGCGACGATCCCGGTGAAAAGCCTGTACGGCGTAACAAAGAAGCCGCGTCCCGAGGACCTGAAGGGGATCGATCTCATCGTCTTCGACATCCAGGACGCGGGGGTGCGCTTTTATACCTACATTTCCACCATGGGGCTCGCCATGGAGGCGGCGGCGCAGGCGGGCATCCCCTTCATGGTGCTCGACCGTCCGAACCCGCTTGGGGGAGAGTACGTGGCGGGCTTCGTGCGCGACAAGATCCCCGGGAGCTTCACCTCGCTCTATCCCATTCCTCTCGCCCACGGCATGACGGTAGGAGAGCTCGCGGGGATGATCAAGGGGGAAGCGATGCTGCCGGGGCTTGCCCGGCTCGAGCTCTCCGTGGTGCGCATGCAGGGGTGGGAGCGCGGCATGCGCTGGCCCGACACCACCCTCACCTGGGTGGCAACGAGCCCCAACCTTGCGGCACTCGACTCGGTGCTGCTCTACCCGGGGACGGGACTCCTGGAGGGGACTGGCGCCTCGGAAGGACGCGGCAGCAGCACGCCTTTCAGGCTCGCGGGGTGGCCCGGCATCGACGCGAGCGCCCTCGCACAGCGCCTGAACGAACAGCAGCTCCCGGGGGTGCGCTTCTCCCCGGTGCTGTTCACGCCGGTCCGGCTCCCGGGTATCTCCAGCGCGCCCAAGTACCGTGACCGCGAGGTGGCCGGGGTGAGCATAAGCATCACGGATTACCGGAAGCTTCTCCCGGTCGAGACGGGTGTCTCCGTCTTGAAGGCACTCCAGGAGGCGCTTCCGGAGAAGGCCCGCACCGCGTTCTTTCGGGGTGGTTTTGACGACATGGCGGGATCTACCGTGCTGCGCAAGGCGCTCGTGGCAGGGCTGTCAGCGCAACAGGTCGAGCTACTGTGGACCCCCGGGGTGGAGGCCTTCCTGGAGCAGCGCCGCCCCTACCTGCTTTACTGA
- the murB gene encoding UDP-N-acetylmuramate dehydrogenase yields MPSQKPNRQDGVIIEEEILLAPFTTFQIGGPARYFARARTVQQVRQALRFAQDQALPFCFLGGGSNLLVSDDGFEGLVIRLAMDAVSVDGATVSVEAGYDLNRLVLDSAQWGLSGLESLAGIPGTVGGAVRGNAGAYGGAIGDVATSVSVLDTATLDVIAMPREECSFSYRDSLFKRDPWLAVMGTVLTLSPADPAEIKGSIEQTLAKREAKQLSCDRSAGSFFMNPVVQDAELISSFEAEQGVRCRECRIPAGWLIDRAGMRSLRVGGAAVSHRHANYLVNTGGATAAQMVELAQQIKAGVRERLGVLLQEEVSTLGFTR; encoded by the coding sequence ATGCCCAGCCAGAAACCGAACCGCCAAGACGGCGTCATCATCGAGGAGGAGATCCTCCTCGCCCCCTTCACCACCTTCCAAATCGGCGGGCCGGCGCGCTATTTCGCCCGTGCCCGCACCGTTCAACAGGTGCGCCAGGCCCTGCGTTTCGCCCAGGACCAGGCGCTTCCCTTTTGTTTCCTCGGCGGTGGCAGCAACCTCCTCGTGAGCGATGACGGCTTCGAAGGCCTCGTGATACGGCTTGCCATGGATGCGGTTTCGGTCGACGGCGCAACCGTTTCGGTCGAGGCTGGGTACGACCTGAACCGCCTCGTGCTCGATTCGGCGCAGTGGGGGCTCTCGGGACTCGAGTCCCTGGCGGGGATACCAGGCACGGTGGGTGGGGCGGTACGCGGCAACGCCGGTGCCTACGGCGGCGCCATCGGCGACGTGGCGACCTCGGTCTCGGTCCTAGACACGGCGACCCTGGACGTGATCGCCATGCCGCGCGAAGAGTGCTCCTTCTCCTACCGGGACAGCCTTTTCAAGCGCGACCCGTGGCTTGCCGTGATGGGGACGGTCCTCACCCTATCCCCGGCAGACCCGGCAGAGATCAAGGGGAGCATCGAGCAGACCCTCGCCAAGCGGGAGGCGAAACAGCTCTCCTGCGACCGGAGCGCCGGCTCCTTCTTCATGAACCCCGTGGTGCAGGACGCCGAACTGATCAGTAGCTTTGAGGCGGAACAGGGGGTGCGTTGCCGGGAGTGCCGCATACCCGCCGGCTGGCTTATCGACCGGGCCGGGATGCGCAGCCTGCGGGTCGGGGGGGCGGCGGTGAGCCACAGACACGCCAACTACCTGGTCAACACCGGAGGCGCAACCGCGGCCCAGATGGTGGAACTGGCTCAACAGATCAAGGCGGGGGTACGGGAAAGGCTCGGGGTGCTGCTCCAGGAGGAGGTCAGCACCCTCGGGTTCACGCGGTAG